The following proteins come from a genomic window of Edaphobacter sp. 4G125:
- a CDS encoding DUF3857 domain-containing protein → MTSQEGYPGIAGVYLNREEITEDKLHMWTVYVRLKVLTEKGKDYANVELKYGSSNSGGGYTVNNISGRTIHADGTIIPFTGKPYEKLIEKTQGYDGYKHMAKIFTMPSVEIGSIIEYRYSLRYDDYYFFAPSWFIQSDLYLRKGHYVWKPTDKQLVSKRDGHEQLTNSIGWFPVLPKDAQIQQTRLPAISPNPNGQLILSLDVHDVPPAPQEEYMPPISSFTYRVLFYYSPYRSAAEYWQSEGKYWSKNQDKFIGPGSKVAGFVHELTVPSDSQEQKLHKIYAAVMQIENTDFTRAHETAEDKAAGLREIHNTDDILDRKRGTSDQLTALFVAMARAAGMKAYVFAVTNRDRSMFTNAYLNMSQLDDSVAVVNLDGKEVYFDPGSRYCPYGHLDWRHTFAGGIRQTENGTALSDTPGEPYTFSRTQRIAELKMNEHGEVSGIVKLTYMGAPALAWRHRSLRGDDESFRRELRTNLEHLLPGGVDIKVINILQLENYEQPLTVEFTVNGPVGSPTGKRLFVPADIFMSNAKPAFPHEKRDLAIYFDYPHMVQDAIRIHLPATITAESVPSPDTEQFKKSALYTLTNEQKPDSVTIRRNFTLGEFLFDAKDYTELRAYYSKIENKDQENIVLANAPQTNAPKPALSSN, encoded by the coding sequence ATGACTTCGCAGGAGGGATACCCCGGTATTGCGGGTGTCTATCTGAACCGCGAGGAAATTACAGAAGACAAGCTACACATGTGGACAGTCTACGTCCGGCTGAAAGTGCTTACGGAAAAAGGCAAAGACTATGCGAATGTCGAGCTGAAGTACGGTTCTTCAAACAGCGGAGGCGGTTATACCGTCAACAACATCTCCGGACGCACGATTCATGCAGACGGAACGATCATTCCATTTACCGGAAAACCATATGAAAAGCTAATCGAAAAGACGCAGGGATACGATGGCTATAAGCACATGGCCAAGATCTTCACGATGCCCAGTGTAGAGATTGGGAGCATCATCGAATACCGCTACTCCTTACGCTACGATGACTATTATTTCTTTGCGCCCAGCTGGTTTATTCAGTCTGACCTTTATCTTCGCAAGGGACACTATGTCTGGAAGCCAACCGACAAACAATTGGTCAGCAAGCGGGACGGCCACGAACAACTCACCAACAGCATCGGCTGGTTTCCTGTTCTCCCTAAAGATGCGCAGATCCAGCAAACTCGGCTACCAGCAATTTCGCCGAATCCGAATGGTCAACTCATTCTTAGCCTCGACGTGCACGATGTTCCTCCGGCCCCTCAAGAGGAATACATGCCTCCGATCTCCAGCTTTACTTATCGTGTTCTTTTCTACTATTCCCCTTATCGCAGTGCGGCAGAATACTGGCAGAGCGAAGGAAAATACTGGTCAAAAAATCAGGACAAGTTCATTGGGCCTGGTTCCAAAGTTGCCGGATTTGTTCATGAACTAACGGTGCCTTCAGATAGCCAGGAGCAGAAGCTGCACAAGATTTACGCGGCTGTGATGCAGATTGAAAACACCGACTTTACCCGCGCACATGAAACAGCAGAGGATAAGGCCGCGGGATTGCGTGAAATCCATAACACGGATGACATTCTCGATCGCAAACGCGGCACTAGCGACCAGCTCACAGCGCTGTTCGTCGCCATGGCGCGTGCGGCAGGCATGAAAGCCTATGTATTTGCGGTAACTAATCGTGATCGCAGCATGTTTACCAATGCATATCTCAACATGTCGCAGCTTGATGATTCTGTTGCTGTTGTAAACCTTGACGGCAAGGAGGTGTACTTCGATCCGGGGTCACGATATTGCCCCTATGGCCACCTCGATTGGAGGCATACGTTTGCCGGCGGCATTCGACAGACAGAGAATGGAACGGCACTCTCCGACACTCCCGGAGAGCCATACACCTTCTCCCGCACTCAGCGAATTGCAGAGTTAAAGATGAATGAACATGGAGAGGTTTCCGGCATCGTCAAGCTGACTTACATGGGCGCCCCTGCGCTCGCATGGCGTCATCGCTCCTTGAGGGGAGACGACGAAAGCTTCCGTAGAGAGCTCCGCACAAATCTTGAACACTTGCTTCCAGGTGGGGTCGACATCAAGGTTATTAATATTCTCCAGTTGGAAAATTATGAGCAGCCTCTCACCGTGGAATTCACCGTCAACGGCCCTGTCGGATCACCCACAGGAAAACGTCTCTTTGTACCTGCAGACATTTTTATGAGTAATGCGAAGCCTGCTTTTCCCCATGAGAAACGGGATCTCGCCATTTATTTCGACTACCCACACATGGTTCAGGATGCTATCCGCATCCACTTGCCTGCCACGATTACGGCTGAATCCGTTCCATCTCCAGATACAGAGCAGTTCAAAAAATCGGCCTTATATACTTTGACGAACGAACAAAAACCGGACTCCGTAACGATCCGCCGCAATTTCACTCTTGGCGAGTTTCTGTTCGACGCAAAGGACTACACTGAGCTACGGGCTTATTACAGCAAAATTGAAAACAAAGACCAAGAGAATATCGTTCTCGCCAATGCGCCACAAACAAACGCGCCCAAACCAGCGCTTTCATCGAACTGA
- a CDS encoding DUF3857 domain-containing transglutaminase family protein, whose translation MSPSCSFAKESLPDWVRTAIAQPLPSYPSETKAVVLLDDITYTVAPDGTAIEHARTVIRILRPQGRDEGLVYVPFDKDRKILSMHVWSIGPDGHEYTLNDKELVEFGYPGQGNLYEDMRVRAAKPPGRDPGGTIAYEYEQRMLPYIAEKTWFFQDSNPRLHQVFTLELPAGFQYTTVWAHHAAIQAADLENRRWRWELHNTPGIDLEHILYRPAEFSLAGRMTVRYGPTSASKDGWQSIGEWYDSLSHDRLAVTPDIAAKASELTAGKTDFYDKTEPIAEFVQKQIRYFVIEMGIGGYQPHFASDIYRNRYGDCKDKATLLSSMLASVGIHSALLMVDSRRGVIDPEAPSIVGNHMVVAIEIPQGYSSPKLRSIAIAKNGRHYLIFDPTWEETPFGQLEHELQGSYGVLMEGANSQVIALPLLPPESNTIHRTGNLQLLPDGSLKGRIAEDRFGDLSDRWRALYTRSDAKEQSEYLDHVLGESLPAFTVSDVKVENATTLNKNLTLTYVLDVPHYARAMGSLFTIRPRVLGEEAPATDHKVRKVPINLRAAMRVNDEYDIELPAGYAVDELPDSVKLDLGFASYESSTTSKGNILHYSRTYTIREVTLPPEKYDDLQKLSSVIATDEQARAVLKKQ comes from the coding sequence TTGTCTCCTTCTTGTTCTTTCGCAAAGGAGAGCCTTCCCGACTGGGTTCGCACAGCAATCGCTCAGCCTCTTCCGTCCTATCCATCCGAGACGAAAGCTGTCGTACTGCTCGATGACATTACCTATACAGTCGCGCCGGATGGCACCGCGATCGAACATGCCCGAACTGTTATCAGGATTCTTCGCCCCCAGGGCCGCGATGAGGGACTGGTCTATGTTCCTTTCGACAAAGATCGCAAGATCCTCTCGATGCATGTCTGGAGCATCGGCCCCGATGGCCACGAGTACACGCTCAACGACAAGGAATTGGTAGAGTTCGGTTATCCCGGCCAAGGAAACCTATATGAGGATATGCGCGTTCGCGCTGCAAAACCTCCGGGCCGCGATCCAGGGGGAACCATAGCCTACGAGTATGAACAACGGATGCTTCCTTACATCGCCGAGAAGACGTGGTTCTTCCAAGACAGCAACCCACGGTTGCATCAGGTTTTTACTCTCGAACTCCCTGCAGGTTTCCAATACACCACTGTATGGGCTCATCATGCAGCAATTCAGGCTGCAGATTTAGAGAATCGACGCTGGCGCTGGGAGTTGCATAACACTCCCGGCATCGATCTTGAACATATTCTGTATAGACCTGCTGAGTTCTCGCTTGCGGGCCGCATGACTGTACGCTACGGCCCCACTTCTGCATCTAAAGACGGCTGGCAAAGCATCGGCGAATGGTACGACAGTCTCTCCCACGACAGGCTCGCAGTAACTCCCGATATCGCGGCAAAGGCAAGTGAGCTTACTGCTGGAAAGACAGACTTCTACGACAAAACTGAGCCAATCGCCGAATTTGTTCAAAAGCAGATCCGCTACTTCGTCATTGAGATGGGAATTGGTGGATATCAGCCACACTTCGCATCAGACATATACCGCAATCGTTATGGCGACTGTAAAGACAAGGCCACGCTGCTTTCGTCCATGCTCGCTTCTGTTGGGATTCATTCTGCACTTCTGATGGTGGACAGCCGTCGCGGCGTTATTGATCCTGAGGCACCTTCCATTGTGGGAAACCATATGGTGGTCGCCATAGAGATTCCCCAGGGTTATAGCTCTCCAAAGCTTCGCAGTATCGCCATCGCGAAAAATGGACGACACTACCTCATCTTCGACCCCACTTGGGAGGAGACGCCCTTTGGACAGCTTGAACATGAGTTGCAGGGTAGTTACGGCGTCTTGATGGAGGGTGCTAACAGCCAGGTCATCGCGCTTCCCCTGCTGCCCCCCGAGTCCAACACCATCCACCGTACAGGAAACCTGCAGCTCTTACCCGATGGCTCTCTGAAAGGCCGAATCGCCGAAGACCGCTTCGGCGATCTCTCTGACCGATGGCGAGCACTCTATACACGCAGCGATGCCAAAGAACAAAGCGAATATCTAGATCACGTTCTCGGGGAAAGTTTACCGGCATTCACAGTCTCTGATGTAAAGGTCGAAAACGCCACGACTCTCAATAAGAATTTAACTCTTACCTACGTCCTCGATGTTCCTCATTACGCACGCGCAATGGGTTCTCTCTTCACGATCCGCCCTCGTGTACTCGGCGAAGAAGCGCCTGCCACCGATCATAAAGTTCGTAAAGTACCGATCAATCTGCGTGCCGCTATGCGGGTGAACGACGAATACGACATCGAACTGCCTGCCGGTTACGCGGTGGACGAATTACCTGATTCCGTCAAGCTCGACCTTGGCTTCGCCTCATACGAGAGCTCAACCACGAGCAAAGGAAACATACTTCACTACTCGCGGACCTACACAATCCGCGAAGTAACTCTCCCACCTGAAAAATACGATGATTTGCAGAAGCTCTCGAGTGTGATCGCCACTGACGAACAGGCTCGCGCCGTTTTAAAGAAGCAATAA
- a CDS encoding beta-glucosidase — MQILWSGKFLPLACFAVFSIVNVSISAQVTTPASPSARPWMNKNLSPDERAELVLKQMTLEEKINLLHGTGMAHVPNWQTPLTYLSNGGAGMTLGVPRLGIPNIYMSDAAYGVRSSGENGRYSTALPSPVGAASSWSTEAACEYGGLIGRELRAQGYNMTLGGGVNLTREPRNGRTFEYMGEDPLLAGTLVGHRIKCEQAEHVIGDIKHYALNDQETGRNIVDVHMSKRAMQESDLLAFQIGIRIGNPGAVMCSYNRIDGDYACENKYLLTDVLKEEWNYKGFVVSDWGGTHSTQKASAAGLDNEQPMDQYFGPQLKEAVESGRVPMTEIDDHAHRILRSEFLSGIVDDPIQKSVVDVERGFEISQRIEEQSIVLLKNEKNILPLDQTGVHNVAIIGAHADVGMISGGGSAQVDPPGGNAIMPPGQGATHWQDHIWFPTSPLKALKEKLPGANFTFNTGDNATSAADLARKSDIAIVFASQWTSEGMDLPNLSLPNHQDGLIEQVAAANPRTIVVLETGTAVTMPWLNKVAAVVEAWYAGSRGHIALANVLTGTVNPSGKLAMTFPKSEQDLPRPVIAPLSKEDEGSGSSAVNGTARSTSNYSVHYDEGVKVGYKWYEAEHKQPLFPFGFGLSYTSYSYSGLTTDSTQKTVSFTVKNTGKRTGAEIAQIYAVLPQQAGEPFKRLVGWQRVDLSPGESKTISVTVDPQMLSIFDEQKNDWQLPPGRYRILAGPSSATTPLTGFFDLK; from the coding sequence ATGCAGATTCTCTGGTCAGGAAAGTTCCTTCCCTTAGCCTGCTTCGCAGTATTTTCCATAGTGAACGTATCGATCAGCGCCCAGGTGACGACGCCGGCTTCACCCTCCGCTCGTCCTTGGATGAACAAAAACCTGTCTCCGGATGAACGAGCAGAACTGGTTCTGAAGCAGATGACTTTAGAGGAAAAGATCAACCTGCTCCATGGAACCGGAATGGCGCACGTACCGAACTGGCAGACTCCATTGACCTACCTCTCTAATGGCGGAGCCGGCATGACGCTTGGGGTTCCGCGTCTGGGAATTCCGAATATCTACATGTCCGACGCCGCTTACGGGGTTCGCAGCAGTGGGGAGAACGGACGCTATTCGACAGCTCTTCCCTCTCCTGTTGGGGCTGCCTCCAGCTGGAGTACCGAAGCGGCATGCGAATACGGCGGACTCATTGGACGTGAACTCAGGGCACAGGGCTACAACATGACACTTGGCGGCGGTGTAAACCTCACACGCGAGCCTCGTAATGGACGCACCTTCGAGTACATGGGTGAGGACCCCTTGCTCGCCGGAACTCTCGTGGGCCATCGGATCAAGTGCGAACAGGCCGAACATGTTATCGGGGACATCAAACACTACGCACTCAACGACCAGGAGACAGGGCGAAATATCGTCGATGTGCACATGTCCAAACGGGCCATGCAGGAAAGCGATCTGCTCGCCTTCCAGATCGGCATTCGAATCGGTAACCCAGGTGCGGTCATGTGCTCCTATAACCGTATCGATGGTGATTATGCCTGTGAGAACAAATACCTCCTGACCGATGTTCTTAAAGAGGAGTGGAACTACAAAGGCTTTGTTGTCTCCGATTGGGGAGGAACTCACAGCACCCAAAAGGCGTCTGCTGCGGGGCTCGATAACGAGCAACCCATGGATCAATACTTTGGCCCCCAACTAAAAGAGGCCGTCGAATCAGGACGAGTCCCCATGACCGAGATTGACGATCACGCCCACCGCATACTGCGATCTGAGTTTCTTTCCGGCATCGTCGATGACCCCATACAGAAGAGCGTCGTCGATGTCGAACGCGGCTTCGAGATTTCTCAACGAATTGAAGAACAAAGCATTGTTTTACTCAAAAATGAGAAGAACATCCTTCCGCTTGATCAGACCGGAGTCCATAACGTAGCGATCATCGGGGCCCATGCGGATGTCGGAATGATCTCTGGTGGTGGATCAGCGCAGGTCGATCCACCAGGAGGAAACGCCATCATGCCTCCAGGACAGGGCGCTACTCACTGGCAGGATCACATTTGGTTCCCTACCTCGCCATTGAAGGCATTAAAGGAGAAGCTGCCCGGTGCGAACTTCACGTTCAATACAGGCGACAATGCAACTTCCGCAGCTGATCTGGCCCGGAAGTCTGATATCGCCATCGTCTTCGCCTCTCAGTGGACTTCAGAAGGGATGGACCTGCCCAACCTCTCTCTTCCCAATCATCAGGATGGGTTAATTGAGCAGGTCGCGGCGGCCAATCCCCGTACAATCGTAGTTCTTGAAACCGGAACGGCGGTGACAATGCCATGGCTGAACAAGGTCGCTGCTGTGGTTGAAGCTTGGTACGCGGGTAGTCGTGGCCATATCGCACTCGCCAACGTGCTAACAGGCACAGTCAATCCGTCCGGCAAACTGGCAATGACGTTTCCAAAGAGCGAGCAGGACCTCCCACGCCCTGTGATTGCTCCGCTCTCCAAAGAAGACGAGGGTTCGGGAAGCAGTGCTGTTAATGGCACCGCACGATCCACATCCAACTACAGCGTTCACTACGATGAAGGTGTAAAGGTTGGCTACAAATGGTATGAAGCCGAGCATAAACAACCGCTCTTTCCTTTTGGGTTCGGACTGTCCTATACCTCCTATTCTTATTCCGGTCTTACGACCGACAGCACGCAGAAGACCGTATCATTCACTGTAAAAAATACAGGGAAACGCACAGGAGCGGAGATCGCCCAGATCTATGCAGTGCTGCCGCAACAAGCAGGAGAACCATTCAAACGTCTTGTAGGCTGGCAAAGGGTCGATCTCTCTCCCGGTGAATCAAAGACGATAAGCGTTACTGTCGATCCGCAGATGCTCTCGATCTTTGACGAACAGAAGAACGACTGGCAGCTCCCGCCTGGGAGATATCGGATTCTGGCAGGACCCTCCTCCGCAACCACTCCCCTGACAGGTTTCTTCGATTTGAAGTGA
- a CDS encoding MFS transporter → MFGRWLRVRYFLAFWLFVLSGVAFLDRTNISIAGLQISTEYGLGNQRLGWVFSAFLIGYAGFQVPAGWLSARFGPRRVLTLGVMSWGVTTVLTALLPSGMPFAVVFLIGIRFLLGAGESVIYPAANQFVARWVPLQERGVINGLIFAGVGAGSGLTPPMLTWLITHHGWRTAFWCSAIIGFAVGIVWWQSSRDTPEEHPGMTTEELKEIRDGLSFSATTSSSAAADSEAADSPISWRAILHRRDLPALMIGYFSFGYVAWIYFSWFFLYMAQVRGFDLKASAQYAMLPFLSMTVCCLIGGVLSDRMTRRFGLRMGRCGLASIALFLTAIFLVLGAQVHSPQLAGVILAGGAGALYLSQSSFWSVSVDIAGRSSGVFSSLVNMGGQIGGAVTASLTPWIAQRYGWTNSFSFSAALAIIGAICWLMVHPEQPLDHDAVV, encoded by the coding sequence ATGTTTGGACGTTGGTTGCGAGTGCGGTACTTTTTGGCCTTCTGGCTGTTTGTATTAAGCGGAGTCGCATTTCTTGATCGCACAAATATCTCCATCGCAGGACTTCAGATCAGTACTGAATATGGTCTGGGAAATCAGCGCCTCGGCTGGGTTTTCAGTGCATTTCTGATCGGTTATGCGGGGTTTCAGGTCCCCGCAGGATGGCTCTCTGCGCGGTTTGGACCTCGGCGAGTCCTGACCCTTGGTGTGATGTCGTGGGGGGTGACCACGGTATTGACCGCCTTACTCCCAAGCGGCATGCCTTTTGCTGTCGTCTTTCTGATTGGCATCCGCTTCCTTCTGGGAGCTGGAGAGAGTGTCATCTATCCTGCGGCGAACCAATTTGTCGCCCGATGGGTCCCTTTGCAGGAGCGCGGCGTTATTAATGGACTGATCTTTGCCGGCGTTGGTGCTGGAAGCGGTCTTACACCGCCCATGCTGACTTGGTTGATTACGCATCACGGCTGGCGCACTGCATTCTGGTGCAGCGCCATTATTGGATTTGCCGTTGGAATTGTATGGTGGCAGTCTTCGCGGGATACCCCTGAAGAGCATCCAGGAATGACGACAGAGGAACTGAAGGAGATTCGCGATGGTCTCTCTTTCAGCGCGACGACCTCATCTTCCGCTGCGGCCGATTCTGAAGCAGCCGATTCGCCGATCTCCTGGCGGGCAATCCTCCACCGCCGCGATTTGCCGGCGCTTATGATTGGTTACTTCAGCTTTGGATATGTTGCTTGGATCTACTTCAGTTGGTTCTTTCTTTATATGGCTCAGGTGCGCGGATTCGATTTGAAAGCGAGCGCGCAGTACGCAATGCTGCCCTTTCTTTCGATGACCGTGTGCTGTCTGATTGGAGGAGTCCTGAGTGACCGGATGACTCGCAGATTTGGTCTACGGATGGGGCGCTGCGGTCTGGCATCGATTGCTTTGTTCTTGACTGCAATCTTTCTTGTTTTGGGAGCTCAGGTTCACAGCCCGCAACTGGCAGGTGTCATTCTTGCTGGCGGTGCAGGGGCGCTATATCTCTCACAAAGCTCATTCTGGTCGGTTTCCGTCGATATTGCAGGTCGCAGCTCGGGAGTATTTTCGAGTCTGGTCAACATGGGAGGTCAGATTGGAGGAGCTGTGACCGCCTCACTGACTCCATGGATCGCTCAACGCTATGGGTGGACAAACTCATTTTCCTTCTCAGCTGCGCTGGCGATTATCGGGGCTATCTGCTGGCTGATGGTTCATCCAGAACAGCCGCTGGATCATGATGCAGTGGTATGA
- a CDS encoding LysR family transcriptional regulator, translating to MEFHQLRYICAIADTGSFSRAAERCQVAQPSLSQQVLKLEEDLGVKLFDRLGRSIRLTEAGRAFVPYARSILDQIEMARASVTDKETDVRGSVAVGVIPTIAPYMIPRYTASFAKKYPEAKLRIVEETTPVLIEGLRDLSIDLAILALPMRYKDLEMFPLLTERLFAVLPKDHPRATKESLSLKELRGESFVMLRDGHCFRDLSIAACTHARITPRIAFESGQFSSLFGMVAAGVGVSLVPEMAIDRNAGCRYIRLSDAGATRTIVAAALRGRSFNHVQQAFLTGIKKTVC from the coding sequence ATGGAGTTCCATCAGCTACGTTACATCTGTGCCATTGCGGATACTGGGAGTTTCAGCCGCGCAGCCGAGCGCTGTCAGGTCGCGCAGCCGTCGCTCTCGCAGCAGGTTCTGAAGCTTGAAGAAGATCTTGGGGTGAAGCTCTTCGATCGTCTAGGCCGGAGTATTCGTCTTACAGAGGCAGGTCGCGCTTTTGTGCCTTATGCGCGTTCTATTCTCGATCAGATCGAGATGGCGCGTGCCAGCGTGACAGACAAGGAGACTGATGTGCGAGGTAGCGTGGCTGTGGGAGTAATCCCCACCATTGCCCCTTACATGATCCCTCGCTATACGGCGTCTTTTGCCAAAAAGTATCCTGAGGCGAAGTTACGAATCGTTGAAGAGACAACCCCAGTCTTGATCGAGGGTTTGCGGGATCTATCGATCGATCTTGCGATCCTTGCTTTACCGATGCGTTATAAAGATCTGGAGATGTTTCCCTTGCTTACAGAGAGGCTTTTTGCTGTATTGCCAAAGGATCATCCTCGAGCTACGAAGGAATCGCTTTCGCTTAAGGAACTTCGTGGCGAATCTTTCGTCATGTTACGCGATGGCCACTGCTTCCGTGACCTCAGTATTGCCGCCTGTACTCACGCTCGCATCACACCGCGAATCGCATTTGAAAGTGGACAGTTCAGTAGTCTCTTTGGAATGGTTGCTGCAGGTGTTGGAGTTTCGCTTGTCCCTGAGATGGCGATCGACCGGAATGCAGGCTGTCGCTATATACGCCTCAGCGATGCTGGTGCAACTCGCACTATCGTCGCTGCGGCTTTGCGAGGGCGGAGCTTCAACCATGTCCAACAGGCTTTTCTGACAGGGATCAAAAAAACAGTCTGTTGA
- a CDS encoding ATP-binding protein, translating to MAQSVPGGFSQEKVLAENNSGPLHGTSWLSGEAPRVELRSGQPDVVILFDKNRHFDPGQEVRYRLIGYDSEWRNSPFSTAHYSQLTSGVYQLEVQERKGGTDEWLSRIVTLSVGEKPEIYQSWYFYLGLVLLAIILPAYLYRRRVQIMKGHIGIVLEERNRIARECHDTLMAGFAAISWQLEATAKLFHDGDLDATPAAKSCELARSMVAHCQAEARRIIWDLRDSDEITNVLSHALARTLAANHLRESIATVLDVEGDEPSLPPGCVHHLVSIGQEAITNAVRHAAPSSIAVHLKYESDALNLSIRDNGRGFSSSERSISRHGHFGIAVMEERTRKLGGTFRLQTSVGNGTEVNVWVPFNAMQQPVNQEHHVIRWIGI from the coding sequence TTGGCTCAATCCGTTCCAGGCGGGTTCTCTCAGGAGAAGGTTCTGGCGGAAAACAATTCAGGGCCCTTGCATGGAACTTCCTGGCTGTCCGGTGAAGCTCCACGAGTCGAGCTTCGGAGCGGCCAGCCCGATGTCGTGATCCTCTTCGATAAGAACAGGCATTTTGATCCCGGCCAAGAGGTTCGATACCGCCTGATAGGTTACGACTCCGAGTGGAGAAATAGCCCATTTTCCACGGCCCACTATAGTCAGTTGACCTCTGGGGTTTACCAGTTAGAAGTACAGGAACGCAAAGGTGGAACAGACGAGTGGCTTTCTCGCATCGTTACGCTGTCCGTGGGAGAGAAGCCGGAGATCTACCAGAGTTGGTACTTCTACCTGGGCCTGGTCTTACTGGCCATCATTCTTCCAGCATATCTTTATCGCCGTCGAGTGCAGATAATGAAAGGGCATATTGGGATCGTCCTGGAAGAGCGAAACCGGATTGCTCGGGAGTGCCATGACACGCTAATGGCGGGGTTTGCTGCAATCTCCTGGCAGCTCGAGGCGACCGCAAAACTCTTTCACGATGGTGACCTTGATGCAACGCCAGCAGCGAAGTCGTGCGAACTTGCACGTAGCATGGTAGCGCACTGCCAGGCCGAAGCCCGGCGTATTATCTGGGACCTTCGTGATAGTGACGAGATTACCAACGTCCTCTCCCATGCACTGGCGCGTACTCTTGCCGCCAATCACCTGCGTGAATCGATCGCGACTGTATTGGATGTCGAAGGAGATGAACCTTCATTGCCTCCCGGGTGTGTCCACCATCTCGTCTCTATTGGGCAGGAGGCTATTACGAACGCGGTTCGACATGCTGCTCCCAGCAGTATTGCAGTCCATCTTAAATATGAGAGCGATGCCCTCAATCTATCGATCCGCGACAATGGGCGAGGATTTTCGTCGTCCGAGCGATCGATATCGCGGCATGGTCATTTCGGAATTGCCGTAATGGAAGAAAGGACACGTAAACTGGGAGGCACCTTCCGGCTACAGACTTCAGTCGGCAATGGAACCGAGGTGAATGTGTGGGTCCCGTTTAATGCAATGCAACAGCCTGTCAATCAGGAACATCATGTTATACGGTGGATTGGTATATGA